The segment TCGGCCACTTGAGGTTCTTGATGCGGTGGCCCGGCTCCTTGGAGATGTCCAGCTCATAGTTGACGCCCTCAAAAGCATCGTACAGGTAGTAGCGCACCGAGGGGTCAAAGGCAATGGTCACTTCATCCGGCTTCCATGTCTTGAAGAAGGCTGCGGACCACTCCATAAAGCGGCGCAGCTGCTCGCCGGTCATCTGCAGCTTGTACAGGGTGTTCTGGTAGGTGTAGATGCTGGCCATATCGCACTTGCGGATGGTGCCCGCGCGCATCTGGGAGGTCATGGAGGTCAGGGCCGTTGCGGAGACCTGTGCACCGGTGTAGTACATCTGCACTTCGTTGATGAAGTCCAGCAGCGCGGTGTCCTGCACCATGGCCTGCGGCAGGCAGTCGATCTCGTTTTCGGGGGCCAGATCGCCGCCCTTCAGCTCGCCGATGGGGGTGACAGCGTCTTCCTTGGCGCGGGTGTCGTAAGAAGCCAGCAGAGCGGTCAGCTCCGGATCGGGCTCGTACTCCTTGATCTGCAGGTTCTCCGAGGTGCGGTTCACGACCTTCCACTTGCCGTCCAGCTGGCGCTCCAGATAGACGTGGATCTCGGACAGGGTGGCACCGGCGTTCTTGTTCTCCACCACCAGCACGTTGTTGATCATCATGTTGGGGATGCTCCTGTGGCCGTGGCCGCCCACGATGACGTCGAACTCAGGGCAGGCATTGGCCAGATCGGTGACGCCGGAGCCATAGACACCGTACTCGTTCTCGGTATCCATGTGCATGACGCCGATCAGAACGTCCACCTGATCCTTGATCTTATCGATGATCCTGCGGCTCTCGTCCACAGGGTTGGTGACCTTCCAGCCCTCCAGATTCTTGGCATCCCAGCGGATGATGTTGGGGGTGACCATGCCAATGACGCCGATCTTGACGGTGCCCTTTTTGATGATGGTGTAGCCGTCGGCCAGCGGGGTGCCGTCCGGTGCGTAAACGTTGCCGGTGAGCACCTTGGCCTTCTGCTGTCCCATGACCTTTTTCAGCACATCCATGCCGTAGTTGTACTCATGGTTGCCGGTGGTCCAGATATCATAGCCGATGGCATTCATGGCAGCGATCATGGGATGCAGGTCATCGTTCAGGAACAGCTCTGCGGAGTTGGCCTGAATGGTATCGCCTGCATCCACCACCAGCGTGTTCCGGGTGCGGCACTGCTTGATGGCGGTCGCCTGCTGGGCCACACTGCCGGAAGCATCTGCCTTGTTGGCGGCGTAATCCCAGGGATCGAACTTGCCGTGGGTGTCGCTGGTGGCAAGGATCTGCAGATCCATGCTCCACAGGGACTTGATGTCACAGGCGGCTGCAGAGGGTGCCATGCAGCTGGCGGCTGCGATGGTGGCGGATGCCCCTGCACCACGCAGGAAGCTGCGGCGGGAGATCTTGTTCTGAGCCATAGTTGATTACCTCTCTTTTCATCATTCTGTCTGTTCTTCACGAACAGAGCGCTCTTGACTA is part of the Faecalibacterium sp. HTF-F genome and harbors:
- a CDS encoding 5'-nucleotidase C-terminal domain-containing protein is translated as MAQNKISRRSFLRGAGASATIAAASCMAPSAAACDIKSLWSMDLQILATSDTHGKFDPWDYAANKADASGSVAQQATAIKQCRTRNTLVVDAGDTIQANSAELFLNDDLHPMIAAMNAIGYDIWTTGNHEYNYGMDVLKKVMGQQKAKVLTGNVYAPDGTPLADGYTIIKKGTVKIGVIGMVTPNIIRWDAKNLEGWKVTNPVDESRRIIDKIKDQVDVLIGVMHMDTENEYGVYGSGVTDLANACPEFDVIVGGHGHRSIPNMMINNVLVVENKNAGATLSEIHVYLERQLDGKWKVVNRTSENLQIKEYEPDPELTALLASYDTRAKEDAVTPIGELKGGDLAPENEIDCLPQAMVQDTALLDFINEVQMYYTGAQVSATALTSMTSQMRAGTIRKCDMASIYTYQNTLYKLQMTGEQLRRFMEWSAAFFKTWKPDEVTIAFDPSVRYYLYDAFEGVNYELDISKEPGHRIKNLKWPNGKAVKDTDIFVVAVNNYRATTQLLTAADIFLPGEDLPKLLEIDVRGDVGGVRELLGEYIRTVKGGTIEPHVNNNWKIVGNNWKAADHQKAVQLLREGKLALNENADARTLPGKAITTAEIAKF